The genome window TTTCACTGTGCAGCACTTAAATTCCttccaaaatgaaataattcctttttttttttgtgcagacAATATTGCCACGGGCGGCAAGGTTTTGCAGTCCTCAATGTATCTGAACGCCATTCCGCAAAGGGCCATCGATGGAAATCGTGCCAGCAAATGGGCACAGAAGTCCTGTACTCATACAAAGAAAGATATGAAACCATGGTGGAGACTGGACCTCCTgaaaagatacaaaataaacagtgtCACTATTACAAACAGACGAGATTGTTGTCATAACCGGATTAACGGAGCTGAGCTCCGCATTGGAGACTCCCTCGATGACAATGGCAATGCTAATCCCAGGTAAGTGTGCTATCCTGTTATAGTAGTAGCTACTTACAGATACATTGTATTCATACACCCGTGCGCCGCACaaaactatttttgtctttttctgtaGATGTACTGTGATCGTATCAATCCCGGCTGGCCTCTCCAAAACCTTTGCGTGCAATGGAATGGAAGGCCGCTACGTAAACATTGTGGTGCCAGGAAGACGAGAATTTCTGACACTGTGTGAAGTGGAAGTGCATGGGGAAGAGGCCGACGAGGAGTCCAATGATGATGCTTGCAACTGAGTCTGGCATGTTCCACGAGACaaattatcatttttatttactgttatttttaggAGGGCAAGGACTTGCTTCAACAGTAACTAAATGTAATGCTACACTATAATTACCAAACGTCCAACATGTTAATGGTGAtattaaacaaattaataaagcattatttaaaacatgcagACAATAAGTGAAGAGTaaacatgcaataaaaatatagCAAAAAAGGTCCCCATAGAGTGGTTGCCATTAATTAAAGTAATTTTACTCAAAATCAATAAGGCTATTATGACCATCCCCGCTTTTGGCACCATGCATGGTTAATTGCCTCGAGATAATATGCATGCATATAAACATGACCTGTCAAATTAACTTACATTTAGTTTCAAGAAAATCGACTTTAAAATAGCAAAGCATGTAATCTCTGTGCAGTCCAAGCATCCAGCCACCCGCCACCTTTTTTCTATACTCCTCCtctt of Phycodurus eques isolate BA_2022a chromosome 4, UOR_Pequ_1.1, whole genome shotgun sequence contains these proteins:
- the LOC133402207 gene encoding fucolectin-like; this translates as MIILAVVLTLLAIPEEASSLEDNIATGGKVLQSSMYLNAIPQRAIDGNRASKWAQKSCTHTKKDMKPWWRLDLLKRYKINSVTITNRRDCCHNRINGAELRIGDSLDDNGNANPRCTVIVSIPAGLSKTFACNGMEGRYVNIVVPGRREFLTLCEVEVHGEEADEESNDDACN